The DNA sequence CTGATAGAAGAACAAAGCATGAGACACCGATTCTTCTGAAAAACCACAGCGGTCACACCCCAGGAagtgaataatttttctataggCTAAGTCTTTTGCAGTGGGGAGGGTTGAGTTTGTGGCTCGAAAGCAAAGTGTTTCACCTTAGCAGGGAGATTAAGGTGCCAGATGTTTTTCCACCAAGGTGAAGGAGAGGAAGAGGAGGGAATATCTGGGGTAGAAGTAGAGGAGAGGCTAAGGTGATAACCAAATTTGACAGAGTACACTCCTGATTTTGAAAATTCCCAAATCTAGTCGTCAGGAGAAGGGGTAAGAGGGAGGGGAATGGCCAAAATTTGCTCAACCACATGAGGCGGGTAGCATCTGTGTAAGGTGGCTATATCCCAAGTGATAGAGCTAGTGATGAACGATTCAACTTTGTCAGGGAGGGGGAGATGGGGGTAACATGACGAAAGCCCGGGATCCAATGATCACGGGTAGTAAAAGTGTTCTGCCCATTAcctatttttgaaataattccTTTGTGCAACAGCTCTTTTCCCCAGCAAATGCTACGCCAAACGAAAGATGGAGAGTGTCCAGGAGAACTATCGAGAAAGGATGAGTGTGGGAAATATCTAGCTGACAAAATTTTTGACACTGTTGAGTTTGGTTGTTTTGAGATGCGCCAGGCTTGCTTTGCAAGCAGAGCTTGGTTAAAATGAACGAGTGAACGAAATCCTAACTCGCCATCCCGCTTTGATTTGCAGAGCTTTTTCCAGCTTTGCCAGTGAGTCTTAGGGCGATTATTTTCGTTGacaccccaccaaaaattggCCATAATGGACTCAAGAGAATGGCAAGTGGCAACTGGGAGGCGAAAACACGCCATCGAATAAGTTGGGATGGCCTGAATAACGGATTTGAGAAGAGTTTATTTTCCTCCTTTTGAAAAAACTTTATTCTTCCAGTTGTGAAGGTGGCCCCAGACCTTGTCGTGAAGATAATGAAACAATTGCTTTTTCGTTCGCCCAATGTGTTGGGGGAGTCCCAAGTATTTCTCGAAGGAGGAACGGACCGAGATGCTCATAAAATCAGAAATTAAGGTTTGATCTCTGAGCTCGACGTTTGGGGAAAATAGAGTgaggatttttggaaattcaCTTTCTGACCGGTGGCCCTCTCGTACATTTGCAGGACTTCTTTGATGGTGTTACACGAGCTAATAGAAGCTTGGCAGAAAAGAAAACTATCATCCGCGATCAGGAGATGTGAGATTGCAGGGGCTCGTCTAGCAACTTTAAAGCCCACAATGGCATTGTTCCTTTCTTGTTGGTGCAGAAGGGAGGAGAAACATTCCGCACACAAAAGAAAGAGATAAGGGGAAAGGGGATCACCCTGGCGAATACCTCTAGAAGGAATGACATTGCCAACAACTCTGCCATTAAGATTAAATTGGAACGTGGCTGTGGAAATACAGGCAAAGATCAACTGAATGAAGCGGTGGGGAAATTGGAATTTTCGCAGAGTGGCCACAATGAATGGCCATTCAACTCTGTCAAAAGCTTTGGCCATATCGAGCTTAACCGCCATCCATTCTAATTTCCCTCTGGATTTAAGCTTGATGGAGTGCGCGACCTCCTGGGCAATAATGATGTTGTCCGAAATGAGTCTACCAGGGAGAAAAGCACTCTGATTGGGAGAGATCAAGCTGTTAAGGACGAGTTTTAGCCTATTAGCTATTGTCTTCGAGATAATTTTATAAACAATATTGCAAAGGCTAATAGGCCGGTACTCAGAAATAGATGTGGGCTGCTTGACTTTAGGGATTAGAGTAATGAGAGTGGTGTTCAGGGGAGCCACATCACCGTTGCCATTGAGAAAACTTGAAGCTGCTTTAAGGACGTCATTTCTCACGGTTGACCAGGTAGCCTTGTAGAAGTTAGAGTTGAATCCATCCGGGCCAGGGGCTTTGTCCAGGGGAAGTTGAAAAAATGCTTTTTCAATTTCGTCCGGGGTAAATTCTTCATTCAGAAGAGCTTTTTCCGTATCAGATAAATAACACATGATGCCTTCCAAAGCTCTTTGCATATCCTCTTCAGTAGGTTGCGAGGATGAGTAAAGTTGGTCAAAGTGAGATTCAATCTCCCGAGTGATATCCTCCTCACTAGAAATAACTCCGCCATTTGGCAAATGGAGCTTGTGGATTTTGTTGATCTTTTTCCTATGAGAGGCGTATCAGTGAAAAAATTTCGTGTTCTTGTCCCCCTGAGCTAACCATTGAGTCCTAGCGCGTTGTTTCCAGTAAGTTTCCTCCTTGTACAAAAGAGTCTCAAGTTTGGCTTGGAGGTCTTTGATATTTGCTATAGTACTATCGTCCCAAACAGGGGAAGAGCGGGCCCTTTCCAAATCTTTCTCAATCTTAGTAATGTGCTTTTTGAAATTGAAATCTTTCTTGTGATTCCAATTGCTAAGACTGGTAGCACATCTGGTGTGAGAAGCAACGAGATTGGGGATAGCCTCGAGGTGGGCCGAGGGTCCGGTCCAGGATTGATCAAACACTTGGCTCCAATTAGAGTCCTTTAACCAAGCATTTTCAAAATGAAATCGTTTACTTCTATCCTTCAGCAGAGAGTCCGGAGGGGGGGAGGTGACTAATTCTAAGGCTCGATGGTGGGAACCAAAGAAACCCAAATGAGAAAGAGCGGCCTCAGGGAAGATGTCAATCCAAGCGCTATTAGTGATTCCCCAGTCTAAACGCTCTTGGATGTTTCTAGGGACAGCCACATTGTTATTCCAGGTGAGCAAGGGACCCACAGGCTCGAGCGGGAAAAGGGTAAAAGAGTCCATAAAATTCCTGAAGTCAGGCGAAGGGCCCCTATCGGGATTCCCACCTTGTTTGTCTTGCAAGTAAAGGAAAGCATTAAAATCCCCCATGATGAGCCAAGGGAGGCCGGGGTTATCCCTACCTATCCTTTTTAAAAGTTGCCAGGTATGAGGCCTGAGCGAAGCATTAGGAGCACCATAGAAACAAGTGAGGTAAAAAGAGACATTTGTAATAGCACACGACACATAACAATCAAAATGACTAATAGATTGGGAACGTAAAGTAACAGTTACATCATTAGTCCATAACAAAAGCAAGCCCCCGCTTCTACCTACCCTAGGTATTTCTAAACCCGAATCAAAATGGAACTTGATCTTAATATGATCGATAGCATTTTTAACAAGCCGAGATTCCATAATAAATAACATAGTAGGATTACAAGAAGACACTAAACGGGAGAGATTACGGAATGCATGATCACTCCCAAGTCCACGTGCATTCCAGCTCACAAGCTTCATGGCGGCAGGCAGGCCTGCTCAGAGGCAAGGCCTGCACTTCCAGAGGAGATTTCAATGCCCGGAGGGTTGTCAGAGCGGGAGAGCTTGATTTGGTGACGGAGCTCCCCGTTGACCATTTCAGTTTGCCTTTTGAATTTGTCCTTGGAGTCGGGCTTGTTCCTTTTCCTCGAAGCCTTTGAGCCCGTGGGAGTAGCAACACCTGGCTGGTAAGTGAGGTTCATGGCTTCAAGTCTTTTACTAGTATCCAGGAGAGGGATATTTTCTGGTAGAGGCACTTGACAGTATTTTGAGCTGGTGGAGTGTGAGCTGCTAGAGTTTTGGGGGGTGACGGCCTGGCTCGGGTTGGAAATAGGAGAGGCTTTTTGAACAATCGTGTTACTCATTGTGGCATTGAGAAGGGCAGTATAGGAAGGTGTGATGGTCTCGGGTGGGGGATTGGGGATGATAGTAGTGGTGTGGGCCTCGGCCTGGGTCATTTGTGGATGATCTTGTGTGTAGCATGATGGGCCCGACTTGTATAAACCAACTTGTTGGGTTTGGCCATGAGGGGAGCAATGACCTTGGGAACCATATGTGGGAAATGGTGGCGTGTTgtcggggggggggggggggtacaCACATTGCACTAGCCGGATTAGTGGTCATAAAGGAAGCCACCGGGGGATTGCGAAGTTGAGCTGTTCAGGACACAACAAAACATTAGTGGTAACTTTAACTTTACCCATGATGGTTTTGATGTCATACCTTAGCTCCGGAGGAAATGGGGCTTCGTCACAAGCTTTCATATAATCCATACACCCTTTGTTGTAACTGTGTCCCATCCGACCACAGAAGAAGCAAATATCTGGAAGGTTCTCGTATTTCAATTCAAGCCAGACAACTTTATTTATACCCGTGAAATGGACCGGTATACCTCGAGGAAGAGGCCGAGCAACCTCAAACATGACCCTAAGCCGAAAATAGGGCCCCCAAGTTTTGCAAAAGGATGGCCGGTAGATCTCTAAGAGGTGACCGAGAGAGGAAGAGAAGAGGACAGCTAGTTCCTCCGAGCGTTTAAGGAACAGAGTGTTGAACACTTGAACCCAAAGCGGGATTTTGAGAAGGCTATCACCATTGAGAACATCCAAGGAGTTTGGAAAGTCCATTAGGATAGCTTGGTTAAGATAAGTCCAGGGTTGTTGCAGCAAAACCCGACGCCTATCTCCATCAcaaccaaactcaaccaaaaagAGCCCGTTGGAGCGGTCAGTAATGGTCACGGGACTTCGAGAAATGTGGTTCCAATCTTTGGTCATTTTCTCAATAAAATTCTTACGGTTAAAAGATTTAACCGTATGAACTTTAACAACCAAATAGAGAGGGACGGGCTGAACCTCATTTTCGGGAACATTTGTGGGGGAGGGATCATGGAGCGTTTGGATAGTGCACTCGGTGTCTGTGAGGTTAAGAGCAATGGAAAGGGAGTTTGTTAAATCATCCATTGAGTGGGCCGATTGTTTATACTGATAAGCTAGAGACAAAATAAGAGCTAAATGATTTgggaaaagaaaaatagtatATGCCTGGATGATACTACACCACAGATAAACCAAAAACAATATTTGACCAGGTTGTGATTGAACTTTAGCAGTAGGAAGCGTATGATTTATGTAACAATGACTCTGGTGCAGAACATAGGTGAAGTGTGTTAGATTAAGAAAGTGCACAGGTGACCAATAGATGCAACAAATACTCGGCAACAGAGTTAAGGTGAAAAATGTTTGATCGAGTGAGTGCAATAGAGTACTAAGGATGCAACTAAGACCCAAGAGATGAGTAATATGGATAAAAGAGACTAGGAAATACCACAGCAAAGCACAGAACTGAAGGAGATGCAACAGACAATAAGAGTTATACTTACTATACTGCAACGTAAAGTGGTGTGTGCACAGGGTGACAAATCAGTGGGAACCGACAGTGCTTTTATGGCGTTGGAGACTTAGATGCTGTGTATTGCTAATGGTGAAAGAGAAATGGTAAAATAAAGGATAACTAAGGAGAGACCTAGAACTGGGTATGCATGAATACCATCTCAGTTTGCCTTTAAATAGAAAGTTCCTCAGAGAACTAGGACAAACCGATTTGGTAACTGTCACTTCTATTACATTTATATCAGAACAGAGATGCTGCACAAAGGATATACATGTAGTACTAGGCAGATTACACTTGCAGATGGAAATTAATGAAACATTTAACCCCATTTTGACAAAAGGAATTAACCTCTTTTGAGAACACATTTGAATTGATACCCATTACCCAAAAACCCTTTCAAAGTATAAAAATCATACTGTAATTTAATTGGGATACCAAATTTGTACCTAAATTGTTCAATAAAAAACTTTTTCCTCTGCACCGATTTGACAATGAACAGGAGAGATTGGAGGGGGAATTGAATGCCTGTAAGGGATTTATTGATATCCGTACGGATCGACAATCTGGGGAGGAGGCCGGAGTAAATGCTGATTCGACTGGGGTGGTTGGGTCGAGTCCGTCTGGTGCAGCTGGAGTGGCTCGGATGAGTCGAGCTGCTCTGGGATTCGTTGGAGGAGGAATCGGAGCCACCTAGATCAGCAGATCTGGGGCTTGGCATCGGTTTCACTCTGTGGAAACTCACAGGGGAGAGGTGTGAACGCACTGGAGATGAAGAAGAAACCATGTTCATACTTTGCATGGAGAGAGAGAGCAGAAGAAGAGTCTCGAAAGGTATCTTGCTTACTAATAGTTGTTCACTGAcatattaatttaaactattTATTATGTAATTAAAATTTCGTAAGAATATACTTATTTATTCTTAGACACTAGCTAAATATATGAAAGCCTAATAAATTTTGATAAGCATTTTTAGAGTTTTTTCAAGGAAGAAATGCCTTTTATAACAAATGTTTTGAACCTTGTTTAAGTCGTAAGTGTTCCACTTCTTCCTTTTATTTCTTATTTCTTATGTAATTGAGTTCGAatcttctttttcttagtttgcaTGTAATCTTGTAATAATACATTCATTTGTATTTTGTAGTTGATTGAAACCTTCCTATTCTCTCAAATGtatgaattattttcaaataacacactttctattgatgtaatattttttgtaattgaattattattatcattatattatttaatttaaaatttaaaacttgATTTTAATATGACATTGTAATTCTGATTACAttataataaaaccaataaaaatgATTAAATATTACAATATAACTAAAACATCTCTTTTTTACACCCTTttacttttattaatatttatataaaatagaagTGCATATAAATTCTTGCAAGAATCTAAGGGTGCTTAGTGTCAAGATGCTAATACTGATTTTTGGAAGCGGCTTTGGTCATTAAAATTCCTCCTAAGATCAGTAATTTTTTATGGCGAGTTGCTTCGGGTGTGCTTCCAACTTGTTTTCAACTCCAAAAGCGTCATGTTCCTGTCAATGCCGACTGCCCTTTATGTCACTCTAGTACTGAAACTGTTCAACATGCGCTGGTGGAATGCTCGTTTGCAAAGGCTGCTTGGCATCGCAGCATAGTGGATGTCGGGACTGGGGATGCAACGTTCAGTAGCTGGTTGTTGGGAATTTTTGCCAGGGGGCACGAAGTTGAAATGGAGGAAGCGGCAATGGTGAGTTGGGCAATTTTGCGTGCGCGGAATTACTTTGTTTGGCAAAAGAAGAGTTGGTTTGCTTCGAATATTGTTACACCAGCTAGGAACATGCTTGATCAATACAAATTTACTCAAGAAAGGAAGGGTCTTTTGTTGTCTCCTTTGAATGATGGGGGGCGGAACTGTGAGCGTTGGATTGCACCTGTGTTAAACAAGACTAAAGTTAATGTTGATGGGGCTTTATTTGAACAAGAGGGCCGGTTTGGAGTGGGCTGTGTAGCTCGAGATCATCATGGAACCTTGGTAGAAGCTTTCAAGAAGGGTAAGGTTGGGTATGTCCAACCTGAAATTGCTGAGATCATAGGCATCAAAGAAGCGCTGAGTTGGATTGCGACTCATCCCTTGGTTAGTGTAGTGTTAGAAACGGATAGTCTAATGTGTGCCCAAGTAGTCCAAAGTAAAGTCTTTATGGCCTCCCAATTTGATCTTATTGTTCAAGATGTTAGGAATTTGTTTTTGTCTTTATATTTTGTTGAGTtatgttttgttaaacgatctgcaaacAAGCTGACTCATTGcttggcaagagactcttgtttctctacaggtTGTGTGCTTCAGTTGGAGGATTGTTCCTCTGAAATACGTTCTATTATTTTGAGTaagtttatttaataaatctcctaattaattcaaaaaaaaaaattatatatttatatatataaaaagaataataaaaagtaGTTAaacaaatatgtattttttttatcaatatacagtagaacctctattcaagaatacacttggaaccaagaaaataatattctaattgggaggttataactaaatagagttacatttgaagaaaaaaaaatcaaaatatcaaaaaatatcaatgtaacaaaaataccaataaacaattcttaatactatattatattaaaattattttcgagtacatataatatttatacatgtactataatttgaaataaaattattaattttacataagtaaatttataaaatatatgtatatatttatttaagatctaattattcttatatagaggtatattttattaatacgagacttaaaaaatatataactaattacaatatagaggttattcttatttataactggcccaaattgggacttcatttttttataacaaattagaggttattcttgaatagagtattcttgaatagaggttctactgtactaCTTATTTTATGTATTCCCACACCAAATCAAACAAAATAATTTCAATTACAAGCTAAATCAAACATCATAGTATTATTCTTacaactattattatttatcatCACCTAATTTTAGTTTGTAACACACCTTGGATTCTCTTCTAAATTATGTTATTATACCTACATAGGGGTAGAAAAAAGGAACAATGTTTTTTGTCGTTTCCATCAATAAAATCTTAAATTAGTCCCCTCTCGGatttacttacttatttataTAGCCAGTACATACATAATTTAtgcataaatttattatttctgACAATTGGAGAAACTGTGGAAGAGCCAAGAGGATGGTCCTTCAACAAagctaataatcctttttaagCAGAGTACGAGACAGAGAGAGAAAAGCAATAGTAGTATTGTAGTAGTACCTGTAGTAATGAGTGTCTGTAAAAATTCAGAAGCCAAGGAATATAtcttaaaatgaaaaaacaaaaagcTTAAAGAAAAAAGAGGCACTGAACAATCGAgtctgtgaaaaaaaaaaagccaaagAAGATGGTgcccaaatttttttattagaaaagcTTCAATTGTTAAAGTTTCAGTCAGTGCAACTGTGCAAAAACTGAAGCTTCTTGCCTAATGGAGCTCTTGAAAACCAAGGGACTCGTCCTTTTCAAACGAGACAAAGACCTCGCAAGTTGAAGTGGGCATTGAACTTGGCATTCTAGGCTCAAAAACAGAGGAcactcttttcttttcttttctcttccactttttggttttttttttttaattttttgggtcgTTTACTTCCATTCATCTCAGTTGTCACATGCATACACagtaaaaaaagaagaaaaaaaaaaggttatgcACTGCTCCATTGATCCTCTACTGTATCACTCAACCTACAATTTATATAAGCAAATGAAAcaataaacaaataaacaagcATGCATGATGAGGCAGAGGAACATAAAATGAAGGCGAAAAAAAGGCTTGGATGGACGAGCCACGGCCACGCATGCATTGAAAAAGTACTACTTTCTCTCAAACACCAAGTTTTTAATTACTATATTCACAAAATATTCATATCCGAATCTTAACAAAAGACCAGAAAATAAAACCcaccaaaaataacaaaataataataatgaaataaaagaagaaaaacccCTATCGGTCAGAGGATGGCCGAGTCACCATGAAGGAGAAGTACACGGAGAGCCTGAGGATGAAGACGAGCGACCATTGTTACTATTGGAATCACTTGCTGAAGTGCCGAGAGATCTAGCGTCCCTAAGCGAAACAGAGCAAGCCTCTGCCGGAAGCTTTTTCATTGGTGTCAATGGTGGGGTTGATGGGCTAGAGTGTAGTGGCTGAGCAACCTCTTCATCATCTTCACCTGACGAAGAACTAGAACCCGACATTTCCAATCTCGACGGAGACGTGTCTGGTGTCTCAAATGGGGTAGTATTCGCTCCACTTTCTCTGCTTTCGCTATTGTCGTAAATGGGATTGGAAATGTACACAAAATGCTCTCGAACATCACAACCATCAGTAGTagtagcagcagcagcagcagtacAAGTAGTTCCATTCTCACTTACTGTTTTGTCTTCTTGAGTTGGTACTGGTGAAACTGCCAGTGAAATCGATGGGGAAGGGCTTGAGTTTGGTTCACACTTTGGGATGTCAATGACTTTGTGATGAAGCTGAGAAAGTTGTATTTTTGTTTGGAGAGTAGTGCTTTCATCTTTGATTGAGATAGCTGGAAAGAGTAGGCTTCTTGGAGCTTTGAGAACACCCTGTGAGTGAAAGCTACTGAGAGGAGGATGAGGAGTTGATGATGGGGGAGGAGAAGGATCTGATGATGACTGGTCTTGAGGCTGCAATGTGGAGTTGCCACTTGAGATTTCGGTGGCGGCGGGGTCAGTCACTGTGGCAGTGCTAGTAGCTATTCTTAGCTGACGGCGGCGGAATAGAAGAGAGCAGTAGAGCTCAGCAAGCAAGACTAGAATTAGACCCAACACCAGGGCAAGGCTCACCACCATTACCAGGGTTGCTCCCATTATCACCTTTGATGTCCCCTTCATCTCTCTCTATCTCACTGAGTGGAATAGAATGTAAGTAGTAGGTAGTCAAAGTAGTTCGGTAATATAAGGGAGGGAGATGTTTAATTTGGCGGGAAACAGTACTTCACCTATCTATGACAAAGAAATGACATGGGAAAAACTTCTTGAAATGTAGTAAAGAAAGCCTGGGGAATgtgaagctttttttttttacatattttgaTGAGCTGGCAAAGGGATTTTCTGACAGTTAAGGGCATATTGGTCATTTTAGTGAGATCAATAAGTACACTACTATTTACTTTTTACTTATTTACTGTGTTTGTTGCTTTTTCTAGCTCCAGTATAAAACTTACCATTATCTTCACCAATGACACCAATCATCAGGAAACAAAGAAAGAACGCATTTGGGCAGTAAAACCTTAGTAACAATTTTTATTTGTCAAAGATATTtggtgaaaaaaaaatacatgcaaTCTCAACCCTTAAACTCAACTTCTCTGGAATTATAACCTCTATTAACTGAATCTGCACGCATTAGTAACTTTTACAATGATGAGGTCTAAAAATGGTATTGATATGGGGTAATTATGCTATAGAGATTAAGATGTGGAAGATAAACTTCGTGGAGCTACTCAAACGTAATAACTAAAACGTTTTCTTTTGGTGATTTTACTCAAAAAAAAGACACTCATAGAGCCACTCAAGGAAACCAAGACGACAATGGTCAGAATCATACTGCTGATTACAATGTAGATTCTGATGTGAATGGTTTACCTTCCTCTCAAGGCTGCAAAACGGGCAGCCAAGTCATCATAATCTGGCAACTTGGGATGCACATGGTTAGCTCCCTCTGATCGCTCAGGTTGAAAGGACGCTGCACGAGCAAATACTTTCGTCGCCGCTGATGGCCCTGAGTGTTCATGAGGGAGTGAAATTGATCGTGCAGCAGGAGGGATCATTGGTGGCTCCTTGTCAGACCCAACCCTGCTTCCATTTTGAGGGGATTCAACCATGTCATTAACACTGTGATGTGCATGTCGACTTCTGGAAGACTTCTTTCTCAGTTTTCCTGCTTCATGGGCAGTAGGCTTTTTACTGTAATGAATTAGCAACTTGTCAATTATTCTCTCCTCCTCATCAGTTCGATGGTGTTCATCGTCAAACAATATTTGTAGGCCTCGTCTTGAGTCATCCCTTCTTCTGCTTCTTGATTTTGTTGGTAAAGCTCCATCATCTTCAAGGTTGCCAGCCTCACTTTGACCTGGCCGTGATTTTGAGTGTCTCCTCCTGGATGATCTTGGTTTTGGTATAGGATTCCCAGTTACACCCTCAGGATAAATACGATCCTTCTCATCATTATGTAGGTTAGCTTTTTCAGATCCATCATGATGCCTTTCTTGATCAGAATGATCGGATCCTCGGTGTACTACAGCCATATGACCAGCATTGACTCTATCCTGAGCTAAATCGTTACCATTCAAACCATCATCTGAAGATCCAGGATGGGAAACAGGTTTCCTACTTTTAGATTTATCACCACGTTTGACATAAGGAGGTGGGATTGCATTATTGTAATAGGGCTTGGGCCTAGGATTAGCTTCATCCTTGCCTGCATAACTTTCGGTGATGTGCTGACCACCAAAGTTATCGTCAGACAACTTTTCTTTACCATTGATCTTCATCTGTGGGCTGGCTATAACTGGCTTTACATTTAATGAAGAGTCCTGGCAATCAGTTATCAAAATGCTTTTCTCTCTGCCATATTGCTGCTTGAATGAGGCATCTATAGGATCTAATCTTTCTCTGTGGGATGAAGTACCTGATCGAACTGTTTTTGGGGTAGCCTCCTCCAAATTCAAAGCCACCTGTATATCAAAACCATTTTCTCTCCTCCCTCGAAGCAAATTATCATGACTGTCTTTTTTCTTGACATTTTCTTCACAACCATTGTGCGAATTAAATCCATTCCTCGGGGGCCTGGTATGAAAGCCAACTGCATCCATTTTTGAGACAGAACTGTCTTTTTCCTTTCCTGATTTGTGAGCACCATTGAGGTCAAACCTTTCATTAAACAAAATGCCAGGCCTATCTGCTTTGAGAGCCTTATCTTTCCCATTAATCAAATTGCTTTTATCATCACCAAGATAGAAAGGCCCACGAGCTTTGGGAGGGTCCTGAAATTCTCAGACAAAAAAAGATTTCaagtaattaaaatattaaggcTTATAACTGGTTTCAACTAATGTTAAATGAGAACTTTATGATAGTCATCAAAAAAAGCTGATAGAATACGAAGCCACAATAAAATGAGCATACCTGTGGAAGTGTGGGCGGTTTGTTCATTCTTTGTTCAAAGGCTTTGGCATCCCACTTTATTGAAAACTCTAATGCTATATCTTTCATTAAACGAACTTTATTTTCCAATGTGGAAGGCTTTGATGCTAAATTCTCAACAAACTAGTTAGCAGAAACAAGATATTGAGTCagtttaatatatacataaatgtgAATGTATTAATATATTCAGATATCAACTGAGCATTCATAAAAATTACCTCTTCATTTCTAAACAATTCAAGGGAATTTCCATATCTCTCATAAAACATTTGCCTGAGGTCACGTAACTCAGGTAAGTCAGAAAATCGTGCTGCAGCAAACATCAGGGACGCCACAGCTGCCCTACACTCCTCGGGGCATTCCCTGAAATCATATTGAGAGCATGGCagaagaagaataagaatcAGTTTAATTGTTGTAGTCTAATAGATCTAGTTccagaaaaacaaatcaaccaAAATATAGTAATAAATGCTGAGTGGATATCATTATCTCAGTCGCCTAACAAGATAAACATAGAAAGTAGACTAGATAAAAATTAATCATGGTGGGCATTCAAGACCAAACCTTCCTAGAGAGTAGTTATTGAGTAGATTCAGAGATCccataaactaataatattaatgatggcatcattattattttaaaccaTTATTATCAGTAGGGAATAATCATTTAAAAACCCGCAGCGTGGTCTGAAAACTTGTATTTAAGACAGATAGCAAAACTAATGAAGATCGGGCTATAAGCTACtcaaattaaaatgataactaAATTACTTGCGAACTGTCAATGTTGACACTTTAACAATTGAATGCCCAGCAATTTTGTATTCCCAAATAGAACAACCATTGTCCAAATACTAATCAAATATGTATCCTAGTCTAGAGATAAAACTCATTAGCCATGAATTTTGTTGAAGTTATTTCTTAGCATTTTCTAGATTCACAAGATGGCATTAAGACCAATACCATAGAGCAGGAAGTTGCGCTTACACCT is a window from the Cannabis sativa cultivar Pink pepper isolate KNU-18-1 chromosome 1, ASM2916894v1, whole genome shotgun sequence genome containing:
- the LOC133030330 gene encoding uncharacterized protein LOC133030330, encoding MLDGLLGRGFTSKCKSLIKLTKTRIDVIRRKKNATQKFLKKDVADLLANGLDINAYGRAEGLLVEVILSSCYEFVERCCDVVLKHLSTMQKQRECPEECRAAVASLMFAAARFSDLPELRDLRQMFYERYGNSLELFRNEEFVENLASKPSTLENKVRLMKDIALEFSIKWDAKAFEQRMNKPPTLPQDPPKARGPFYLGDDKSNLINGKDKALKADRPGILFNERFDLNGAHKSGKEKDSSVSKMDAVGFHTRPPRNGFNSHNGCEENVKKKDSHDNLLRGRRENGFDIQVALNLEEATPKTVRSGTSSHRERLDPIDASFKQQYGREKSILITDCQDSSLNVKPVIASPQMKINGKEKLSDDNFGGQHITESYAGKDEANPRPKPYYNNAIPPPYVKRGDKSKSRKPVSHPGSSDDGLNGNDLAQDRVNAGHMAVVHRGSDHSDQERHHDGSEKANLHNDEKDRIYPEGVTGNPIPKPRSSRRRHSKSRPGQSEAGNLEDDGALPTKSRSRRRDDSRRGLQILFDDEHHRTDEEERIIDKLLIHYSKKPTAHEAGKLRKKSSRSRHAHHSVNDMVESPQNGSRVGSDKEPPMIPPAARSISLPHEHSGPSAATKVFARAASFQPERSEGANHVHPKLPDYDDLAARFAALRGR
- the LOC133033509 gene encoding uncharacterized protein LOC133033509, with protein sequence MTLVQNIGEERLEGELNACKGFIDIRTDRQSGEEAGVNADSTGVVGSSPSGAAGVARMSRAALGFGRGVNALEMKKKPCSYFAWRERAEEESRKRHVPVNADCPLCHSSTETVQHALVECSFAKAAWHRSIVDVGTGDATFSSWLLGIFARGHEVEMEEAAMVSWAILRARNYFVWQKKSWFASNIVTPARNMLDQYKFTQERKGLLLSPLNDGGRNCERWIAPVLNKTKVNVDGALFEQEGRFGVGCVARDHHGTLVEAFKKGKVGYVQPEIAEIIGIKEALSWIATHPLVSVVLETDSLMCAQVVQSKVFMASQFDLIVQDVRNLFLSLYFVELCFVKRSANKLTHCLARDSCFSTGCVLQLEDCSSEIRSIILSKFI
- the LOC133030333 gene encoding uncharacterized protein LOC133030333 — translated: MKGTSKVIMGATLVMVVSLALVLGLILVLLAELYCSLLFRRRQLRIATSTATVTDPAATEISSGNSTLQPQDQSSSDPSPPPSSTPHPPLSSFHSQGVLKAPRSLLFPAISIKDESTTLQTKIQLSQLHHKVIDIPKCEPNSSPSPSISLAVSPVPTQEDKTVSENGTTCTAAAAATTTDGCDVREHFVYISNPIYDNSESRESGANTTPFETPDTSPSRLEMSGSSSSSGEDDEEVAQPLHSSPSTPPLTPMKKLPAEACSVSLRDARSLGTSASDSNSNNGRSSSSSGSPCTSPSW